The Shewanella zhangzhouensis genome has a window encoding:
- a CDS encoding spermidine synthase, protein MSDFSVIYQTSDALGPIRVLDNGESRILAFGDNDEQSKLNKKTPHVPKHSYVQVMLESLMFSSPKSAIVLGLGGGALVHALRRFDGALKLTAVELRGEVIDIAKKYFYLPVGKKLNLIEADTAVFVSDAEHKKVDIIFADLYGADGVDAKQLTASFIQGCVRLLKPGGMLVLNCWKEHRQRSDVREQLQQHFCDVYGSLSSGGNWVVFATLTPGVLKEEGLKQARAELSAKLEFNVGKASLGFGPWLD, encoded by the coding sequence TTGTCTGATTTTTCGGTTATCTATCAAACTTCCGATGCCCTTGGCCCTATCCGGGTACTCGACAATGGCGAGTCGCGCATTCTTGCCTTTGGCGACAACGATGAGCAAAGCAAACTCAACAAAAAAACGCCCCACGTGCCCAAACACTCCTATGTGCAGGTGATGTTGGAGTCGCTGATGTTTTCCAGCCCCAAGAGTGCCATTGTTCTGGGTTTGGGGGGCGGCGCTCTGGTGCATGCCCTGCGACGCTTTGACGGTGCGCTTAAGCTAACAGCGGTAGAGCTTAGGGGGGAGGTGATTGATATTGCAAAGAAATATTTTTATCTCCCCGTGGGTAAAAAGCTCAATCTGATTGAGGCCGATACCGCCGTTTTTGTCAGCGACGCCGAGCATAAAAAAGTCGACATTATTTTCGCTGATCTTTACGGCGCCGACGGCGTCGATGCCAAGCAGCTCACCGCGAGCTTTATTCAGGGCTGTGTGAGGCTGCTTAAACCGGGTGGTATGTTGGTGCTCAATTGCTGGAAAGAACACCGTCAGAGAAGTGATGTCCGCGAGCAACTGCAGCAACACTTCTGCGATGTGTATGGCAGTCTCAGCAGTGGCGGTAACTGGGTGGTATTTGCCACCTTGACGCCGGGCGTGCTGAAAGAAGAAGGCCTGAAACAAGCCCGGGCCGAATTGTCGGCCAAATTGGAATTCAATGTCGGCAAGGCCTCGTTGGGATTTGGCCCCTGGCTGGACTGA
- a CDS encoding leucyl aminopeptidase gives MLKTSKSTLALLFASFLSLPAVADKVNFSSELTASGETLVLFKVKDTDFPGARVLSDGSLTHLERAMQVNGFDGGEGEMLEVLAPAGSQLNRILVMGLGDGKLTDGELNTLGAKLADKLAAHKDTRITLIAEGTPDAANLAAEVAHGFDLKRYQFGRYTDKTQDERDLSFALSDAKAAAAEYARLAAVDAGVVLARDLVNTPAGDMTPEDFAAEARKLKSLGVKVTVLDAKGIEKLGMGALAGVGKGSESGPRLVVAHWEGAKGAPIAMVGKGITFDSGGYNIKASGDSISHMKSDMAGAAAILGTVKAMAMQKARVNLVAVLPLAENMVSGDALRPGDVLRTAQGLTVEVMNTDAEGRLILADGMWYARTHYQPRVLIDVATLTGSKVRALGREYAGIFSDEEALVSGLTASGAAVGEKLWRLPLDKAYGDELKSHIADLKNTGAEGSAGASSAAMFLKRFAADVPWAHLDIAGNALSSSEKPLSPAGATGFGVRLLSHWLAGQSAD, from the coding sequence ATGCTGAAAACCTCTAAATCCACTCTTGCTCTGCTGTTCGCCTCTTTTCTATCATTGCCCGCAGTGGCCGACAAGGTGAACTTCTCCTCCGAGCTGACTGCCAGTGGCGAAACTCTGGTGCTGTTTAAGGTTAAGGATACTGATTTTCCCGGTGCGCGCGTGCTGAGCGACGGCAGTCTCACCCACCTTGAGCGTGCCATGCAGGTAAATGGTTTCGACGGTGGCGAAGGGGAAATGCTGGAAGTGCTGGCCCCTGCCGGTAGTCAACTTAACCGGATCCTGGTGATGGGGCTGGGTGATGGCAAGTTGACCGATGGCGAACTCAATACTCTGGGTGCGAAGCTCGCCGACAAGCTCGCGGCTCACAAAGACACCCGTATCACCCTGATTGCCGAAGGCACTCCGGACGCTGCCAATCTGGCCGCCGAAGTTGCCCATGGCTTTGATTTGAAACGCTATCAGTTTGGTCGCTATACCGACAAGACGCAGGATGAGCGTGACCTCAGCTTCGCGCTGTCGGATGCCAAAGCTGCAGCCGCCGAATATGCCCGCCTGGCTGCGGTGGATGCAGGAGTGGTGCTTGCCAGGGATCTGGTGAATACCCCCGCAGGAGATATGACCCCGGAAGATTTTGCCGCCGAGGCCCGTAAGCTCAAGAGCCTGGGCGTTAAGGTGACAGTGCTGGATGCCAAAGGTATAGAAAAGTTGGGTATGGGCGCCCTGGCTGGTGTCGGTAAGGGCAGCGAAAGCGGCCCCCGTCTTGTGGTGGCTCACTGGGAAGGCGCCAAGGGGGCGCCCATCGCCATGGTCGGCAAAGGCATTACCTTTGACTCGGGCGGATACAACATTAAGGCTTCGGGGGATTCCATCTCTCATATGAAGTCAGACATGGCCGGCGCAGCTGCCATTTTGGGTACGGTTAAAGCCATGGCGATGCAGAAGGCCAGGGTGAATCTGGTGGCCGTGTTGCCGCTGGCTGAAAACATGGTTTCCGGTGATGCCCTGCGTCCGGGCGATGTGCTGCGTACCGCGCAGGGCCTGACAGTGGAAGTGATGAATACCGATGCCGAGGGCAGGCTCATTCTGGCTGACGGCATGTGGTATGCCAGAACCCATTATCAGCCAAGGGTGCTGATTGACGTGGCAACCCTCACCGGCTCCAAGGTGCGAGCCCTGGGGCGTGAGTATGCGGGTATTTTCAGTGATGAAGAGGCTCTGGTGTCAGGTTTGACCGCCTCCGGCGCCGCCGTGGGTGAGAAGCTCTGGCGCTTGCCGTTGGATAAGGCCTACGGCGATGAACTCAAGTCCCATATCGCGGATTTGAAAAACACCGGTGCCGAAGGCAGTGCCGGCGCGTCTTCTGCCGCCATGTTCCTCAAGCGCTTCGCCGCGGATGTGCCCTGGGCGCACCTGGATATTGCCGGTAATGCCCTGTCCTCATCGGAAAAACCGCTGAGCCCAGCCGGAGCTACCGGCTTTGGGGTGCGTTTACTCAGCCATTGGCTGGCCGGGCAGAGTGCCGATTGA
- the ahpC gene encoding alkyl hydroperoxide reductase subunit C, which produces MTQSIINSTIKPFKATAFHKGEFVPVTEQDLLGKWSVVFFYPADFTFVCPTELGDMADHYAKLQSMGVEVYSVSTDTHFTHKAWHDTSDTINKIEFPMVADPTGIISRNFGVMIEEEGLALRGTFVINPEGQVKVAEIHDLGIGRSASELVRKIQAAQYVATHDGEVCPAKWQPGDETLAPSLDLVGKI; this is translated from the coding sequence ATGACTCAATCAATCATCAACAGCACCATCAAGCCATTCAAAGCCACTGCTTTCCACAAGGGCGAATTCGTACCTGTGACCGAGCAGGATCTGCTGGGCAAGTGGTCTGTGGTGTTCTTCTACCCAGCCGACTTCACCTTCGTATGTCCTACTGAGCTGGGTGACATGGCTGATCACTACGCCAAGTTGCAGTCCATGGGCGTTGAAGTTTACTCAGTGTCTACCGACACTCACTTCACCCACAAGGCGTGGCACGACACTTCTGACACCATCAACAAGATTGAATTCCCGATGGTGGCTGACCCAACCGGTATCATCAGCCGTAACTTCGGCGTGATGATCGAAGAAGAAGGTCTGGCCCTGCGTGGTACCTTCGTCATCAACCCAGAAGGTCAGGTAAAAGTAGCTGAGATCCACGACCTGGGCATCGGCCGCAGCGCCAGCGAGCTGGTTCGTAAGATTCAGGCTGCCCAGTATGTTGCTACCCACGATGGCGAAGTTTGCCCAGCCAAGTGGCAGCCAGGTGATGAAACTCTTGCGCCTTCTCTGGACCTGGTTGGCAAAATCTAA